The Stomoxys calcitrans chromosome 3, idStoCalc2.1, whole genome shotgun sequence genome includes a region encoding these proteins:
- the LOC106086331 gene encoding transcription factor TFIIIB component B'' homolog yields MAMRRPRIKAQANIQLNSKRKSKTADEKAKISESHKDDTNSSLDVSTELGVQGSEKSKIQENETNFITDNGPTDENVSGGKEVISSQPQCMASDTNASDNICNSNVNASTIDLKCGVTHNDESINNPKTGNNPKRKEEKNETAFKCPPKVEQRLINNGIPNPGTDDVFYSDIEENILQMDLQKSPSDVPSSPSKNQQAARQRIKATPIFGQRRNSFVGSSPSPHSAGGDECNDFVVPTQRRERHISSSMSTNSNSSSSSQLHHTQHKYLPNGVANANTGRVRTESVCSAMSDTVANNHKVRKTDDHKQNLKRDFEARFSNGVPDKSALKMSDLIFYNPATNPMEQKPNPNMKVENCEKSSNASDMKPFKQKKEKDSENDGESVPVPQLKLNSNGELILDDKSLVIETTAEQEARKVLANSSLIYLDENTGMNGFYSRQKRTRDWPSTETIKFYRCLQTVGTDFSLMVPLFPNRTRRDLKLKFKKEERINGHLINKALLYPKTFNVEELKQQMDEEDKIRAEEAERIKQLKEAVAKGVRKRKNVRSHADGALNGANVYENEIEQKPNKARKTQPKPAEKSVAPPPPPTLTKTTAVNIESQLAVDTVDVQINPITTSCTEQKVDITISKSKIKTENNKFKRRRKRIPNIKKESTQKVEEPTQAEDPISPFSISSPTYSSPSPHPAPIKDEIIKNEPIQGPLFITKTEVSDDDEQLEEVVEDFLHSDVLEDNDNSMPLPTCTTSSQSTTSAPIAESVISTDSCALYIHEDEYCEDSMEADIHCEGRTFVNLDDGSVTTISDVNNMPQTATSDAVYEKQAAINQPTPSPSPPSLPTPSPALAPQYHYPTQTVHNSPPTIQPPDLICNDTSSSLASERELNEQDIEHILTELAEGSLVLVSTLDPDDPDKVLNEIFMVDKNTGDLCDEPLNIPDNIVQCILSVMS; encoded by the exons atgGCTATGCGAAGACCACGAATAAAAGCACAAGCTAATATACAACTTAACTCTAAACGTAAATCGAAAACTGCGGATGAGAAAGCGAAGATTAGTGAAAGTCATAAAGACGACACCAATAGTTCATTGGACGTTTCAACTGAATTAGGGGTGCAGGGTAGTGAAAAATCTAAAATTCAGGAAAATGAAACTAATTTCATAACTGATAATGGTCCTACGGATGAAAATGTCTCTGGTGGAAAAGAGGTTATTTCTTCTCAACCACAATGCATGGCTAGTGACACGAATGCAAGTGATAACATATGCAATAGCAATGTAAACGCTAGCACTATCGATTTGAAGTGTGGGGTTACCCACAATGATGAATCTATAAATAACCCAAAAACTGGAAATAACCCAAagagaaaagaagaaaagaatGAGACAGCATTCAAATGTCCGCCAAAGGTAGAGCAGCGGTTAATAAACAATGGTATACCAAACCCAGGCACCGACGATGTTTTCTATTCAGACATTGAGGAAAATATCTTACAAATGGATCTTCAGAAATCTCCAAGTGATGTCCCCTCATCGCCCTCTAAAAACCAGCAAGCAGCAAGGCAACGTATAAAGGCCACTCCTATTTTCGGTCAAAGGCGAAACAGTTTTGTGGGATCCTCTCCATCCCCTCACAGCGCTGGAGGAGATGAATGCAATGACTTCGTTGTGCCAACTCAACGGAGGGAACGGCATATCTCCAGTTCAATGAGTACAAATTCTAATTCCAGTTCATCATCTCAACTGCACCACACTCAGCATAAATATCTGCCAAATGGTGTAGCAAATGCAAACACTGGGCGCGTTCGCACAGAGTCAGTATGTTCGGCAATGTCCGACACTGTTGCTAACAACCACAAAGTCCGTAAAACCGATGATCACAAGCAAAACTTGAAAAGAGACTTTGAAGCACGTTTCAGTAATGGTGTGCCAGATAAGTCAGCTTTGAAAATGTCTGATTTAATATTTTACAATCCAGCCACTAATCCCATGGAACAGAAACCAAATCCTAATATGAAAGTGGAAAACTGCGAAAAGTCATCAAATGCCTCAGATATGAAGCCTTTTAAGCAAAAGAAGGAAAAAGATAGCGAAAACGATGGAGAGTCAGTGCCTGTGCCGCAGCTTAAACTCAATTCAAATGGTGAATTGATTTTAGATGATAAATCTTTGGTAATAGAGACAACGGCAGAACAAGAAGCTCGCAAAGTATTGGCGAATTCATCGTTAATATACTTGGACGAGAATACTGGCATGAATGGTTTCTATTCACGCCAAAAAAGAACTCGTGATTGGCCTTCCACTGAGACAATAAAATTTTACCGTTGTCTTCAAACCGTGGGTACGGATTTCTCTCTTATGGTTCCACTATTTCCAAATAGAACGCGGCGTgatttaaaacttaaatttaaaaaagaagaaCGTATTAATGGCCATTTAATAAACAAGGCTTTACTTTATCCGAAAACATTTAATGTTGAAGAATTGAAACAACAAATGGATGAGGAAGATAAAATACGAGCAGAAGAAGCCGAGAGAATCAAGCAACTTAAAGAGGCAGTAGCTAAGGGAGTCAGAAAG AGAAAAAATGTACGAAGCCATGCTGATGGTGCTTTGAACGGTGCTAATGTTTACGAAAATGAGATTGAACAAAAACCAAATAAGGCTCGTAAGACGCAGCCAAAACCAGCGGAGAAAAGTGttgcaccaccaccaccaccaacattaACAAAAACAACTGCAGTAAATATTGAGTCCCAGTTAGCCGTTGATACCGTAGATGTACAAATAAATCCTATCACAACTTCTTGTACAGAACAAAAAGTTGATATCACaatttcaaaaagcaaaataaaaaccgaGAACAATAAATTCAAACGACGGCGAAAGAGAATTCCAAACATAAAAAAGGAGAGTACACAAAAAGTGGAAGAACCCACTCAGGCCGAGGATCCCATATCACCATTCTCGATATCTTCTCCCACATATTCATCCCCATCCCCTCATCCGGCGCCAATAAAagatgaaataattaaaaatgaacCCATACAAGGTCCACTATTTATAACTAAAACCGAAGTGAGCGATGACGATGAACAATTGGAAGAAGTTGTGGAAGATTTTCTACATTCCGATGTACTTGAAGACAATGACAATAGTATGCCTTTACCGACATGTACAACATCCTCACAATCAACCACGTCGGCACCAATTGCCGAATCGGTCATAAGTACTGATTCTTGCGCGCTTTATATACATGAAGACGAATATTGCGAGGATTCAATGGAAGCGGATATACATTGCGAAGGTCGGACATTTGTCAATTTAGACGATGGCTCGGTTACAACCATAAGTGATGTGAATAATATGCCACAGACTGCCACATCCGATGCTGTCTATGAAAAACAGGCCGCAATAAATCAGCCAACCCCGTCACCTTCGCCACCATCTTTACCGACACCATCGCCTGCGTTAGCTCCACAATATCATTATCCTACGCAAACAGTACACAATTCACCACCTACCATCCAGCCACCTGATCTCATATGTAATGACACCAGTTCGTCGTTAGCGTCTGAACGTGAATTAAACGAGCAAGATATTGAGCACATATTAACAGAACTTGCAGAAGGATCTTTAGTTCTTGTATCAACACTAGACCCAGATGATCCGGATAAAGTtctaaatgaaatatttatggTAGACAAAAATACGGGAGACTTGTGCGACGAGCCATTGAATATACCCGATAATATAGTGCAGTGCATTTTATCTGTGATGAGCTAG